A genomic stretch from Spiroplasma endosymbiont of Clivina fossor includes:
- a CDS encoding PQQ-binding-like beta-propeller repeat protein has product MKKLLSLLSTITIAGSGMSGIVANSPYPTPTQEKIENINNKRQKRSNNENNKINRTKIVIKTNGGVFASGILLNNKIYFGSDDHNVYEYDPATGQQKIVIRTEGEVWSSGVILNNKLYFGSKDHNVYEYDPVTGQQKIVIRTEGEVWFSSGIILNNKLYIGSDDHNVYEYDPTTGQQKIVIRTKANIHSSGVILNNKVYFGSDDYNVYEYDPTTGQQKIVIRTNWWLPSSGVVFNNKLYIGSEDSNIYEYDSVTEQQKIIKIAKGAVFSSGIILNNKIYFGSKDYNVYEYDPTTGQQKIVIRTEGEVWSSGVILNNKLYFGSKDHNVYEYDPATGQQKVVFRTEGEVLSSGVVFNHKLYFGSQDHNVYEYSGYYLNSNLGQINNNSDNVILSELNYLNPDLDISQLEIINKTKNSAILKIKNNLNNNIKIHYSIDNGQNKIINLNELIKKALFFKFRNENPNLKFKEINYIDTNNLNFSDIEITKKENSFLWSNVPKNVCSDREIINKTPNTRSFNVPACEYNSKSKLVFQITTGLTKTKQENKLNGWNINSDDEMKLTDFTNINNRNSEIINVLSNEFDLSNTNKQEQEMILSIFKEPADKFELNPNEKLKITYPVRIITSKVILNLKQKITGNITAKIIDDNNKEQIITLSITEVMQILQKYSLLPNEIIIDKNNDKITFNGEALFSLEREGAVRTNTVTTIV; this is encoded by the coding sequence ATGAAAAAATTACTTAGTTTATTAAGTACAATAACAATAGCAGGAAGCGGAATGTCGGGCATTGTTGCCAATAGTCCGTATCCAACTCCAACACAAGAAAAAATAGAAAATATAAATAATAAAAGACAAAAACGAAGCAATAATGAAAATAATAAAATAAATAGAACAAAAATTGTTATTAAAACAAATGGCGGAGTTTTTGCTAGTGGAATATTATTAAACAATAAAATATATTTTGGTTCAGATGATCATAATGTTTATGAGTATGATCCTGCTACAGGACAACAAAAAATTGTTATTAGAACAGAGGGGGAAGTATGATCTTCTGGTGTAATTTTAAACAATAAATTATATTTTGGTTCAAAAGATCATAATGTTTATGAATATGATCCCGTCACAGGACAACAAAAAATTGTTATTAGAACAGAGGGAGAAGTTTGATTTTCTAGTGGAATTATTTTAAACAATAAATTATATATTGGTTCAGATGATCATAATGTTTATGAGTATGATCCTACTACAGGACAACAAAAAATTGTTATTAGAACAAAAGCTAACATTCATTCTTCTGGTGTAATATTAAATAATAAAGTATATTTTGGTTCAGATGATTATAATGTGTATGAGTATGATCCTACTACAGGACAACAAAAAATTGTTATTAGAACAAATTGATGACTTCCTTCTTCTGGGGTTGTTTTTAACAATAAATTATATATTGGTTCAGAAGACAGTAATATTTATGAATACGATTCTGTTACAGAACAACAAAAAATTATTAAGATAGCAAAGGGTGCGGTTTTTTCTAGTGGAATTATTTTAAATAATAAAATATATTTTGGTTCAAAAGATTATAATGTGTATGAGTATGATCCTACTACAGGACAACAAAAAATTGTTATTAGAACAGAAGGGGAAGTATGATCTTCTGGTGTAATTTTAAACAATAAATTATATTTTGGTTCAAAAGATCATAATGTTTATGAATATGATCCGGCAACAGGACAACAAAAAGTTGTTTTTAGAACAGAAGGAGAAGTTTTGTCTTCTGGGGTTGTTTTTAACCATAAATTATATTTTGGCTCACAAGACCATAATGTTTATGAGTATAGTGGATACTATTTAAATTCAAATTTAGGACAAATTAATAATAATTCTGATAATGTAATTTTAAGTGAATTAAATTATTTAAATCCTGATTTAGATATTTCACAATTAGAAATTATTAACAAGACAAAAAATTCAGCTATATTAAAAATAAAAAATAATTTAAATAATAATATAAAAATACATTATTCAATTGATAATGGGCAAAATAAAATTATTAATTTAAATGAATTGATTAAAAAAGCATTATTTTTTAAATTTCGAAACGAAAATCCTAATTTAAAATTTAAGGAAATAAATTATATTGATACTAATAATTTAAATTTTTCAGATATTGAAATAACAAAAAAAGAAAATTCATTTTTATGATCTAATGTTCCTAAAAATGTATGTTCTGATAGAGAAATTATCAATAAAACTCCAAATACAAGATCATTTAATGTACCTGCTTGTGAATATAATTCGAAATCAAAATTAGTATTTCAAATTACAACAGGATTAACTAAAACAAAACAAGAAAATAAATTAAATGGTTGAAACATAAATTCTGATGATGAAATGAAATTAACAGATTTTACAAATATAAATAATAGAAATTCTGAAATCATTAATGTATTATCAAATGAATTTGATTTATCAAACACAAATAAACAAGAACAAGAAATGATTTTAAGTATTTTTAAGGAACCCGCTGATAAATTTGAACTTAATCCCAATGAAAAATTAAAAATTACTTATCCAGTAAGAATAATTACATCTAAAGTTATATTAAATTTAAAACAAAAAATTACAGGAAATATTACTGCCAAAATAATTGATGATAACAATAAAGAACAAATAATTACATTATCAATTACAGAAGTAATGCAAATTTTACAAAAATATAGTTTATTACCCAATGAAATTATTATAGATAAAAACAATGATAAAATAACATTTAACGGTGAAGCATTATTTTCATTAGAAAGAGAGGGGGCGGTAAGAACAAATACAGTTACTACTATAGTATAA
- a CDS encoding Mbov_0401 family ICE element transposase-like protein: MLEINNNLKTPENKHWLNLFTTHKNMYTNKCEQLANEYEKLDEYLYLHHYRLKQGYKVVHFATRTIITIFGDVIFKRRRYKYWNQKSGKFEYVCLLDKEIGLLPKQRIYFDVQFKVLSLLGDGKRYRDVLDALNHCYISKASISNVLNKYDIAEYFQLAEKETKNRIDVKNKNLYIQLDETFLATLDQKVKQDQRIRLVTFHTGHKEKNYKNARRELENKRGHFLMLKVGKRINTMDYRDLLIKELQKHYVNINYDKIIVCGDGDTWIREIANSFGNVRYILDGYHAIKKLKQTAFNIIFENRKVTLNSWIKLYKDGNNQKLIKNIRNDAKNELNKDIKTNLRKASNYFSNNKHGIHNQNLEWNIGCSIESDVSHLVKQQLGYGAKIYNHKNLNNLLHLRMANLNKLNVLHYINENINSEIEIRKEIYKNSLWNKYNNKNDDSWINYKGNAVTNKYNRFK, encoded by the coding sequence ATGTTAGAAATTAATAATAATTTAAAAACCCCAGAAAATAAGCATTGATTAAACTTATTTACAACCCATAAAAATATGTACACCAACAAATGTGAACAACTAGCTAATGAATACGAAAAATTAGATGAATACCTATATTTACATCATTATCGGTTAAAACAAGGTTATAAAGTAGTTCATTTTGCAACAAGAACAATTATTACAATTTTTGGTGATGTTATTTTTAAACGACGCCGATATAAATATTGAAATCAAAAATCAGGTAAATTTGAATATGTATGTTTATTAGATAAAGAAATTGGTTTACTGCCCAAACAACGCATTTATTTTGATGTCCAATTTAAAGTTTTAAGTCTTTTGGGTGATGGTAAACGCTATCGCGATGTTTTAGATGCTCTAAATCATTGTTATATTTCAAAAGCTAGTATTTCGAATGTTTTAAATAAATATGATATTGCTGAATATTTTCAACTAGCAGAAAAAGAAACTAAAAATAGAATTGATGTCAAAAATAAGAATTTATATATTCAACTAGATGAGACATTTTTAGCGACATTAGATCAGAAAGTTAAACAAGACCAGAGAATTCGTTTAGTTACTTTTCATACCGGACATAAAGAAAAAAATTATAAAAATGCTCGTAGAGAATTAGAAAACAAACGAGGTCATTTTCTAATGTTAAAAGTTGGTAAACGAATAAATACGATGGATTATCGTGATTTATTAATTAAAGAATTACAAAAACATTATGTGAATATTAATTATGACAAAATAATTGTTTGTGGTGATGGTGATACTTGAATTAGAGAAATTGCTAATAGTTTCGGTAATGTTAGATATATTTTAGATGGTTATCACGCTATTAAAAAATTAAAACAAACGGCATTTAATATTATTTTTGAAAATCGCAAAGTAACATTAAATAGTTGAATTAAATTATATAAGGATGGAAATAATCAAAAATTAATCAAAAACATTCGTAATGATGCTAAAAATGAATTAAATAAAGATATTAAAACAAATTTAAGAAAGGCGAGTAATTATTTCAGTAATAATAAGCATGGTATTCATAACCAAAATTTAGAATGAAATATCGGTTGTAGCATTGAAAGTGATGTATCGCATTTAGTAAAACAACAATTAGGCTATGGGGCAAAAATATATAATCATAAGAATTTAAATAATTTATTACATTTAAGAATGGCAAATTTAAACAAATTAAATGTATTACATTACATTAATGAAAATATTAATTCAGAAATAGAAATCAGAAAAGAAATATATAAAAATTCATTATGAAATAAATATAATAATAAAAATGACGATAGTTGAATTAATTATAAAGGTAATGCTGTAACAAATAAATATAATAGATTTAAGTAA
- a CDS encoding transposase family protein gives MKTQVIIEKDSKKIISSDFSYGKNHDFKILKDSKIKFLPETTVLVDLGYQGIQKINHNVLIPKRKSKKNPLNKEEKQNNERISKMRIVIENVFAILKKFKIISEKYRNRRKRFALRFNLIASIYNLQLLV, from the coding sequence ATAAAAACACAAGTTATAATTGAAAAAGATAGTAAAAAAATTATTAGTTCTGATTTTTCTTATGGTAAAAACCATGACTTTAAAATTTTAAAAGATTCAAAAATTAAATTTTTACCAGAAACAACTGTTTTAGTGGATTTAGGTTATCAAGGCATACAAAAAATTAATCATAATGTTTTAATTCCTAAAAGAAAATCAAAGAAAAACCCTTTAAATAAAGAAGAAAAGCAAAATAATGAGCGAATTTCAAAAATGAGAATTGTTATTGAAAATGTTTTTGCTATACTTAAAAAATTTAAAATTATTAGTGAAAAATATCGAAATCGTAGAAAAAGATTTGCTTTAAGATTTAATTTAATAGCTTCAATTTATAATTTACAACTATTAGTTTAA
- a CDS encoding transposase family protein: MKFKKNNQISDKNFLRLTGIKHTTFNKMLEILKIEELKKRFRRGRTNKLSLENRILMTLEYWREYRTYFHIAKSYDISESSCYRNIKWIEDTLIKHPNFQQLTGQKSLLKDYFKDKTVIIDVTESQIQRPKKDKNSTTQEKRKNTQ; encoded by the coding sequence ATGAAATTTAAAAAAAATAATCAAATAAGTGATAAAAATTTTTTAAGATTAACTGGTATTAAACATACTACTTTTAATAAAATGCTAGAAATTTTAAAAATAGAAGAATTAAAAAAGAGATTTCGTCGCGGAAGAACCAATAAATTATCATTAGAAAATCGTATTTTAATGACTTTAGAATATTGAAGAGAATATAGAACTTATTTTCATATTGCAAAAAGTTATGATATTAGTGAAAGTAGTTGTTATAGAAATATCAAATGAATTGAAGACACTTTAATAAAACACCCTAATTTTCAACAACTTACTGGTCAAAAATCACTATTAAAAGATTATTTCAAAGATAAGACTGTTATAATTGATGTAACTGAAAGCCAAATCCAACGCCCAAAAAAAGACAAAAACAGCACTACTCAGGAAAAAAGAAAAAACACACAATAA
- a CDS encoding transposase — protein sequence MIQISLLGQSSKTISRFIKTTLKTAWYNRQKLMKSKQLENTQLKFKKLSGKIQIDETFIKEIHKGNFKYKTDPRRIHLDPFATNTKCCIQMAIDNNNNIYVKSTNTKRLQKQWVIENMNKELINENSIITSDMQKLYFLVAKQTNSTLCVTKTTINPEASYRNLNKISKLQSSLKEALIHYHGLGFTNIQNYLNLWKWKYQHKGLTPNQQTAVLYFNV from the coding sequence TTGATTCAAATTTCATTGCTGGGGCAATCTAGTAAAACAATTTCTCGTTTTATTAAAACTACATTAAAAACTGCTTGATATAATCGTCAAAAATTAATGAAATCAAAACAATTAGAAAATACCCAATTAAAATTTAAAAAATTATCTGGTAAAATCCAAATCGATGAAACATTTATTAAAGAAATCCATAAAGGAAATTTCAAATATAAAACTGATCCACGAAGAATTCACCTTGACCCATTCGCAACTAATACTAAATGCTGTATTCAAATGGCAATTGATAATAATAACAATATTTATGTTAAATCCACAAACACCAAACGTTTACAAAAACAATGAGTTATTGAAAATATGAACAAAGAATTAATTAACGAAAATTCAATTATTACTTCTGATATGCAAAAATTATATTTTTTAGTAGCAAAACAAACAAATTCTACTTTATGTGTAACTAAAACAACAATTAATCCTGAAGCTAGTTATCGTAACTTAAATAAAATCAGTAAATTACAATCTAGTCTTAAAGAAGCCTTAATTCATTATCATGGTTTAGGTTTTACTAATATTCAAAATTATTTAAATCTCTGAAAATGAAAATACCAACATAAGGGTTTAACTCCAAACCAACAAACAGCGGTATTATATTTTAATGTATAA
- a CDS encoding IS256 family transposase yields MENIDNPQDLFKGNTIFQEFTKKLTERMLNTEIKDYLETDENHNKRNGNTQKTIITKNGSIAIDVPRDRNSTFEPVIIPKRQRRFDNFDQKVISLYARGMTISDIKAQLQEFYHGAEISESLISQITDDVIEEVKMWQTKPLEKIYPIVYFDCIVVKVKQDKRIINKAVYLALGINLDGLKDILGMWISENEGAKFWLNNLTEMKNRGLQNILVACSDNLTGMSDAIEAVFPKTQHQLCIVHQIRNSLKFVPYKDRKLVANDLKSIYTAINEEIALIALDHFSEKWNKKYPQITKSWKNNWNNLIIFFEYPQEFRRIIYTTNAIESVNSQLRKVIKNKKIFPNDASVFKIFSLILKISIDISIKPWFCWVFSKTVFLQIPIFNKGFLPCQYLSLKLEKYFI; encoded by the coding sequence TTAGAAAATATTGATAATCCACAAGATTTATTTAAAGGCAATACTATTTTTCAGGAATTTACCAAAAAATTAACTGAACGAATGTTAAATACGGAAATTAAAGATTATCTTGAAACTGATGAGAATCATAATAAAAGAAATGGCAACACACAAAAAACCATTATTACTAAAAATGGTTCAATCGCAATTGATGTACCAAGAGATCGAAATAGTACTTTTGAACCAGTAATTATTCCGAAAAGACAAAGAAGATTTGATAACTTTGATCAAAAAGTAATTTCTTTATATGCAAGAGGAATGACAATTTCTGATATCAAAGCACAATTGCAAGAATTCTATCACGGAGCAGAAATTTCAGAAAGTTTAATTAGTCAAATAACTGATGATGTTATTGAAGAAGTTAAAATGTGACAAACTAAACCTTTAGAGAAGATTTATCCGATTGTTTATTTTGATTGTATTGTTGTTAAAGTAAAGCAAGATAAACGAATAATAAATAAAGCAGTTTATCTTGCCTTAGGAATTAATTTAGATGGTTTAAAAGATATTTTAGGAATGTGAATTAGTGAGAATGAGGGAGCCAAATTTTGACTTAATAATCTTACGGAAATGAAAAATCGTGGCTTACAAAATATTCTTGTTGCTTGTAGCGATAATTTAACTGGAATGTCTGATGCAATAGAAGCTGTGTTCCCAAAAACACAGCATCAATTATGCATTGTTCATCAAATTCGCAATAGTTTAAAATTTGTTCCTTACAAAGATCGTAAACTTGTAGCTAATGATTTAAAATCAATTTATACAGCAATTAATGAAGAAATAGCGTTAATTGCTTTAGATCATTTTTCTGAAAAATGAAATAAAAAGTATCCACAAATTACTAAATCATGAAAAAATAACTGAAATAATTTAATAATTTTTTTTGAATATCCTCAGGAATTTAGAAGAATTATTTACACAACTAATGCGATTGAATCTGTTAATAGTCAATTAAGAAAAGTCATTAAGAATAAAAAGATTTTTCCTAATGACGCATCAGTTTTTAAAATATTTTCTTTAATTTTAAAGATAAGTATTGATATTTCAATAAAACCTTGATTTTGCTGGGTTTTTAGTAAAACCGTGTTTTTACAAATCCCTATATTTAATAAGGGTTTTTTACCCTGTCAATACTTATCTTTAAAATTAGAAAAATATTTTATTTAG
- the uvrA gene encoding excinuclease ABC subunit UvrA, which yields MDDATKYIIVKGAREHNLKNVDLTIPKNKLIVFTGVSGSGKSSLAFNTIYAEGQRRYMESLSAYARQFLGNSEKPDVDSIEGLSPAISIDQKTTSNNPRSTVGTVTEIYDYLRLLYARVGLPYCINGHGLIKAMTIKEMIKRLKQVTMEERIEILSPVVIDKKGTHYELFLTLRHEGFLRVKVNNHAYSLDDDIQLDKNKRHNIDIVVDRIKLSDDDNVWSNIHDSLEKSLKYSKGLAKVILVNSKEQLLFSQNHACNQCSFTIPELEPRLFSFNAPMGACSECKGIGIRLEVDEDLLFPNRNLSINQGGIEFYKNFIGGDTLEWQKLKIICKEYGIDLDQPIKNLSDEQINYLMYGSDEQLNYTLVSNSNNTYKSYDYIEGVASIIERRFVETANEMRREYYRKFMSDKTCWSCKGARLNPKALCVKVGTININEFTNLDIDESLDYILSLKLSEQQQEIAKLVINELVNRLSFLNDVGLRYLNLSRAAQSLSGGEAQRIRLATQIGSKLTGVLYVLDEPSIGLHQKDNDRLIKTLKSLRDLGNTVIVVEHDEDMMYQADCLVDIGPKAGKFGGEIIAVGTMADIIANEKSITGRYLSHQETITIPKKRRSGNGKKITIIGARENNLKNIDVTIPLGKLIVVTGVSGSGKSTLVNEVLYKNLLRNLGQKINRPGKHQNIKGMDNIDKVVNISQEPIGRTPHSNPATYTSVFDDIRDLFAAAPLAKTQGYLKGRFSFNVRGGRCERCQGAGIIKIAMHFLPDVFVTCEICEGMRYNDETLQVKYKGKNIYDVLNMSVIEAQVFFANILKINVKLQTLLDVGMGYIKLGQPTTQLSGGEAQRVKLATYLQKRATGKTLFILDEPTTGLHIDDVKRLLSVLSRIVNNGDTVLVIEHNLDVIKLGDYIIDLGPNGGKYGGEVIVTGTPEQVINSNKNSYTAEYLRKVYQINDNIKLNM from the coding sequence ATGGATGATGCAACAAAATATATTATTGTTAAAGGAGCTAGAGAACATAATTTAAAAAATGTTGATTTAACAATTCCTAAAAATAAATTAATTGTTTTTACGGGTGTTTCTGGTAGTGGAAAGTCATCATTAGCCTTTAATACGATTTATGCTGAAGGACAAAGAAGATATATGGAGTCATTGTCGGCGTATGCCCGACAATTTTTAGGTAATAGTGAAAAACCTGATGTTGATTCTATTGAAGGATTATCACCAGCAATTTCTATTGATCAAAAAACTACTAGTAATAATCCTCGTAGTACTGTGGGAACGGTGACGGAAATATATGATTATTTACGATTATTATATGCTCGTGTGGGACTACCATATTGTATTAATGGTCATGGTTTAATTAAAGCAATGACCATTAAGGAAATGATTAAACGATTAAAACAAGTAACAATGGAAGAACGCATTGAAATTTTGTCGCCAGTAGTTATTGATAAAAAGGGGACGCATTATGAGTTGTTTTTAACTTTGCGCCATGAAGGATTTTTACGGGTTAAGGTTAATAACCACGCTTATTCGTTAGATGATGATATTCAATTAGATAAAAATAAACGCCATAATATTGATATTGTTGTTGATCGCATTAAATTAAGTGATGATGATAATGTTTGATCTAATATTCATGACAGTTTAGAAAAATCATTAAAATATAGTAAAGGATTAGCAAAAGTTATTCTTGTTAATAGTAAAGAACAATTATTATTTTCGCAAAATCATGCGTGTAATCAGTGTAGTTTTACAATTCCGGAGTTAGAACCTCGTTTATTTTCCTTTAATGCGCCAATGGGGGCTTGTTCTGAATGTAAAGGTATTGGGATTCGCTTGGAAGTTGATGAAGATTTATTATTTCCTAATCGTAATCTTTCAATTAATCAAGGTGGGATTGAATTTTATAAAAATTTTATTGGTGGTGATACTTTAGAATGACAGAAATTAAAAATTATTTGTAAAGAATATGGTATTGACTTAGATCAACCGATTAAAAATCTTAGTGATGAACAAATTAATTATTTAATGTATGGTAGTGATGAACAATTAAATTATACTTTAGTATCTAATAGTAATAATACTTATAAAAGTTATGATTATATTGAAGGTGTTGCTAGTATTATTGAACGACGCTTTGTTGAAACTGCTAATGAAATGCGTCGTGAATATTATCGGAAATTTATGAGTGATAAAACTTGTTGGTCTTGTAAAGGGGCACGATTAAATCCTAAAGCATTATGTGTTAAAGTAGGAACAATAAATATTAATGAATTTACTAATTTAGATATTGATGAAAGTTTGGATTATATTCTTAGTTTGAAACTATCAGAGCAACAACAAGAAATTGCGAAGTTAGTTATTAATGAATTAGTTAATCGTTTAAGTTTTTTAAATGATGTTGGTTTAAGATATTTAAATTTATCAAGAGCAGCCCAATCATTATCTGGTGGCGAAGCGCAACGAATTCGTTTAGCAACGCAAATTGGTTCAAAATTGACAGGAGTATTATATGTATTAGATGAACCTTCAATTGGTTTACATCAGAAAGATAATGACCGTTTAATTAAAACTTTAAAATCGCTACGAGATTTAGGAAATACCGTTATTGTTGTTGAACATGATGAAGATATGATGTATCAAGCTGATTGCCTTGTTGATATTGGACCTAAAGCTGGTAAATTTGGTGGTGAAATTATTGCTGTGGGAACAATGGCTGATATTATTGCTAATGAAAAGTCAATTACAGGGAGATATTTATCACATCAAGAAACGATTACAATTCCAAAAAAACGCCGAAGTGGCAATGGTAAGAAAATTACTATTATTGGAGCAAGAGAAAATAATTTAAAAAATATTGATGTTACTATTCCTTTAGGAAAACTTATTGTTGTTACAGGGGTTTCTGGCAGTGGAAAATCAACTTTAGTAAATGAAGTGTTATATAAAAATCTGTTACGAAATTTAGGACAAAAGATTAATCGTCCGGGTAAACATCAAAATATTAAGGGAATGGATAATATTGATAAAGTTGTTAATATTTCGCAAGAACCGATTGGAAGGACACCGCATAGTAATCCAGCAACTTATACTTCAGTTTTTGATGATATTCGTGATTTATTTGCTGCGGCGCCATTAGCTAAAACTCAAGGTTATCTTAAAGGAAGGTTTTCTTTTAATGTTCGTGGTGGCAGATGTGAACGCTGTCAGGGAGCAGGAATTATTAAAATTGCGATGCATTTTTTACCAGATGTTTTTGTTACTTGTGAAATATGTGAAGGAATGCGCTATAATGATGAAACTTTACAAGTTAAATATAAAGGGAAAAATATTTATGATGTTTTAAATATGTCAGTTATTGAAGCGCAAGTGTTTTTTGCAAATATTCTCAAAATTAATGTTAAATTACAAACCTTACTTGATGTTGGTATGGGATATATTAAGTTAGGACAACCAACAACCCAATTATCTGGTGGGGAAGCTCAAAGAGTTAAATTAGCGACTTACTTACAAAAAAGAGCAACTGGAAAAACACTATTTATTTTAGATGAACCAACAACAGGATTACATATTGATGATGTTAAAAGATTATTATCAGTTCTTAGTCGTATTGTTAATAATGGTGATACCGTTCTTGTTATTGAACATAATTTAGATGTTATTAAGTTAGGTGATTACATTATTGACTTAGGACCTAATGGTGGGAAGTATGGTGGGGAAGTAATTGTTACAGGAACACCAGAGCAAGTAATTAATAGTAATAAAAATTCATATACCGCTGAATATTTAAGAAAAGTTTATCAAATTAATGATAATATTAAATTAAATATGTAG
- a CDS encoding energy-coupled thiamine transporter ThiT, with product MQEVNKTNQIYRWILILINGIFCFLIVGVIILITISSEEKFLSIFSSNFRNTQLINNKIVLFIKIAVIVVLWLFLVANLILIWLLSWQKIIKSNVDFKVIKKQCFKIYHWKTFDLVLIAFFVSLSLILDYLMIFFPKLPMGGSIGLKYWPVFLIAFVVSFWHGIVTGGISALISLIIIPQGAIINPWQYLLDYFIPMIMPSLIGIVNINFKKRFNANIKISFIITVICIIIYICNVLSGVLYFGNYAWDGFSVWGYALIYNLIYVFIFVYPLMILSLPLLFRVLMPWKEKYNDQIN from the coding sequence ATGCAAGAAGTAAATAAGACTAATCAAATTTATCGTTGAATTTTAATATTAATTAATGGAATTTTTTGTTTCTTAATTGTCGGAGTAATAATTTTGATAACGATAAGTTCGGAAGAAAAATTTTTAAGCATTTTTTCTTCTAATTTTAGAAATACACAATTAATTAATAATAAAATTGTCTTATTTATTAAAATTGCCGTTATTGTGGTTTTATGATTATTTTTAGTTGCTAATTTAATATTAATTTGGTTATTAAGTTGGCAAAAAATAATAAAATCTAATGTTGATTTTAAAGTGATTAAAAAACAATGCTTTAAAATTTACCATTGAAAAACATTTGATTTAGTATTAATTGCTTTTTTTGTTAGTTTATCATTAATTTTAGATTATCTGATGATATTTTTTCCTAAATTACCAATGGGGGGCAGTATTGGTTTAAAATATTGACCTGTATTTTTAATTGCTTTTGTTGTTAGTTTTTGACACGGAATTGTAACCGGTGGTATTAGTGCTTTAATTTCATTAATTATTATTCCCCAAGGAGCAATTATTAATCCTTGACAATATTTATTAGATTATTTTATTCCTATGATTATGCCTTCTTTAATAGGAATAGTGAATATTAATTTTAAAAAGCGATTTAATGCTAACATTAAAATTTCCTTTATAATAACAGTTATTTGTATTATTATATATATATGCAATGTATTATCGGGGGTATTATATTTTGGTAATTATGCGTGAGATGGTTTTAGTGTTTGAGGTTATGCATTAATATATAATTTAATTTATGTTTTTATTTTTGTGTATCCTTTAATGATATTATCATTGCCGTTATTATTTAGAGTATTAATGCCGTGAAAAGAAAAATATAATGATCAAATTAATTAG